In Methanobrevibacter sp., a single window of DNA contains:
- the rpoA2 gene encoding DNA-directed RNA polymerase subunit A'' translates to MEDIIIKVKDTIAELNEDENLAIDFPDSYIEDLSKAYINKDLTDDELRVLIRKLKAAYDRAHVEAGEAVGTVAAQSVGEPGTQMTMRTFHYAGVTELNVTLGLPRLIEIVDARKEIATPTMDIYFDEERRNDEEFVRTLANQIGKSTINDILSDFNLNYGTMEVEAVLDNKKIEEKRLDREEIDAIIQKTFKKSTINNNTIIIPSPKSDKSDSKFEIRELRLLADKVRDLQISGIKGIGKVIIRKDDVEWIIHTEGSNLKEILDMDGIDHVRTTTNNIHEIGEVLGIEAARQSIINEAQNTLSEQGLSVDVRHIMLVADIMTSEGIVKSIGRHGISGEKSSVLARAAFEETGKHLLNASIRGEVDDLTGIIENIIIGQPIPLGTGSVGVKMDYKNE, encoded by the coding sequence ATGGAAGATATTATAATTAAGGTAAAAGATACTATAGCTGAGTTAAATGAAGATGAGAATCTTGCTATTGATTTTCCAGATAGTTACATCGAGGATTTATCAAAAGCATACATTAATAAAGACTTAACTGATGATGAATTAAGAGTGCTTATCAGAAAGCTCAAGGCCGCCTATGACCGAGCTCATGTTGAAGCTGGCGAGGCTGTTGGAACAGTAGCTGCACAATCTGTTGGTGAACCGGGTACTCAGATGACCATGCGTACTTTTCACTATGCAGGGGTAACTGAGTTAAACGTAACATTGGGTCTTCCAAGACTTATCGAGATTGTTGACGCTAGAAAAGAGATTGCCACTCCTACCATGGACATTTACTTTGATGAGGAAAGGCGCAATGATGAGGAATTCGTTAGAACCTTAGCTAACCAAATAGGTAAAAGCACCATCAACGATATTCTTTCCGACTTCAATCTGAACTATGGTACAATGGAAGTGGAAGCAGTTTTAGATAATAAGAAAATTGAAGAGAAAAGACTTGACAGAGAAGAAATTGATGCTATTATTCAAAAGACTTTCAAAAAGTCAACAATCAATAATAACACCATAATAATTCCTTCTCCTAAATCAGATAAATCTGATTCCAAGTTTGAAATACGTGAACTTCGTCTTTTAGCTGATAAAGTTCGTGATTTACAGATCAGTGGTATAAAAGGAATAGGTAAAGTTATCATTCGTAAAGATGATGTTGAATGGATTATTCACACTGAAGGATCCAACCTTAAGGAGATTCTTGACATGGACGGTATCGACCATGTGAGGACAACCACCAACAACATTCACGAGATAGGTGAGGTTTTAGGTATTGAAGCTGCTCGTCAATCTATTATCAACGAAGCTCAAAATACTCTTTCCGAACAAGGTCTTAGTGTTGATGTAAGGCATATCATGTTAGTCGCTGATATCATGACTTCAGAGGGAATCGTCAAATCTATTGGAAGACATGGTATTAGTGGTGAAAAATCAAGCGTATTAGCTCGTGCAGCTTTTGAAGAAACTGGTAAACATTTACTTAACGCAAGTATTCGCGGTGAAGTGGATGATTTAACAGGTATCATCGAAAATATTATTATTGGACAACCAATACCTCTTGGTACCGGTTCAGTCGGTGTCAAAATGGATTATAAAAATGAATAG
- a CDS encoding elongation factor EF-2 codes for MSRRDKMIAKIKELMYEPSQIRNIGICAHIDHGKTTLSDNLLAGAGMISEELAGDQRFLDFDEQEQARGITIDAANVSMVHDYQDKEYLINLIDTPGHVDFGGDVTRAMRAVDGAVVVVCAVEGIMPQTETVFRQALKENVKPVLFINKVDRLINELKLEPEELQNRFLKIFMEANKLIKNMAPEDKKEEWKLDFTDGSVAFGSAYHNWAINVPTMQETGINFKDIIDYCNAENEKELAQKVPLSDVLLGMVVEHLPSPKEAQVYRVPNIWDGDIESPAGKGMVTTAPDGPLAVMVTNVSVDKHAGEIATGRVYGGAIEKGTEVYMVGSHGKSRVQQVGVYFGPERVNTDRVPAGNIVYIAGAKGAIAGETLCSPEDKIKEFEGLEHISEPVVTVAVEAKNTKDLPKLIEVLRQTGKEDPTVKIEINEETGEHLVSGMGELHLEVIGYRIKDKGVDITTSEPIVVYRETVKKLSPQVEGKSPNKHNRFYITVEPIEPELFEAIQEGKIKEGRVKGKESANDFMEHGLDKEEARRVWAVHNRSVFLNMTRGIQYLDEVKELLLEGFESTLENGPLGNEISMGLKFKLNDAKLHEDAVHRGPAQVLPAIRNAILGSMMLAEPALLEPMQKVVIDTPNDYMGACTREIQNRRGQIINMGQGTGDMAKIESKVPVAEMFGFAGDIRSAAEGRCLWSTEIAGFEPLPREMQHQIVRQIRQRKGLSEEPFPASHYLGDL; via the coding sequence TTGAGTAGAAGAGACAAAATGATTGCAAAAATCAAAGAGTTAATGTATGAACCTAGTCAAATCAGAAACATTGGTATCTGTGCTCACATCGATCACGGTAAAACCACTTTATCTGATAACCTTTTGGCAGGCGCAGGAATGATTTCCGAAGAGCTTGCAGGTGATCAAAGATTCTTGGACTTTGACGAACAGGAACAAGCACGTGGTATTACTATCGATGCGGCTAACGTATCCATGGTACACGATTATCAGGACAAGGAATACTTAATTAACTTGATTGATACACCTGGTCACGTTGACTTTGGTGGGGACGTAACTCGTGCTATGAGAGCTGTAGACGGTGCAGTGGTTGTAGTTTGTGCTGTGGAAGGTATCATGCCGCAAACCGAAACTGTATTCAGACAAGCTTTAAAAGAAAATGTTAAACCGGTTTTATTCATTAACAAAGTTGACAGATTAATCAACGAGTTAAAGTTAGAACCTGAAGAATTGCAGAACAGATTCTTGAAAATCTTCATGGAAGCCAATAAATTGATTAAGAACATGGCTCCTGAAGACAAGAAAGAAGAGTGGAAATTAGATTTCACTGACGGTAGTGTAGCTTTCGGTTCCGCATATCACAACTGGGCTATCAATGTTCCAACCATGCAAGAAACCGGAATCAACTTCAAAGACATTATCGATTACTGTAATGCTGAAAATGAAAAAGAGCTAGCACAGAAAGTACCTTTATCCGACGTATTATTAGGTATGGTAGTCGAACACTTGCCTTCCCCTAAAGAAGCGCAAGTCTACAGGGTACCTAACATATGGGATGGAGATATCGAGTCTCCTGCAGGAAAAGGTATGGTCACTACCGCTCCTGACGGACCTTTAGCAGTTATGGTTACCAACGTATCTGTAGACAAGCACGCTGGTGAAATCGCAACCGGTAGGGTATACGGTGGAGCTATCGAAAAAGGAACTGAAGTTTACATGGTAGGTTCCCACGGTAAATCCAGAGTACAGCAAGTAGGTGTATACTTCGGTCCTGAAAGGGTTAACACCGATAGGGTGCCTGCAGGTAACATTGTATACATTGCTGGTGCAAAAGGAGCTATTGCCGGTGAAACATTATGTTCTCCAGAAGACAAAATCAAAGAGTTTGAAGGATTGGAACACATATCCGAGCCTGTAGTTACTGTAGCTGTAGAAGCTAAAAATACCAAAGACTTACCAAAATTAATCGAAGTATTAAGACAAACCGGTAAGGAAGACCCTACCGTAAAAATCGAGATTAACGAAGAGACTGGTGAGCACTTGGTATCCGGTATGGGTGAACTTCACTTGGAAGTCATCGGTTACAGAATCAAGGATAAAGGTGTTGACATCACAACTTCCGAACCTATTGTAGTATACAGGGAAACCGTGAAAAAACTCTCTCCACAAGTTGAAGGTAAATCTCCTAACAAGCACAACAGATTTTACATTACTGTTGAACCTATTGAACCTGAACTCTTCGAAGCAATTCAAGAAGGAAAAATTAAAGAGGGCAGAGTTAAAGGTAAAGAATCTGCCAACGACTTCATGGAACATGGCTTGGATAAAGAGGAAGCCAGAAGGGTATGGGCTGTTCACAACAGAAGCGTCTTCCTTAACATGACTCGTGGTATCCAATACTTGGATGAAGTAAAAGAGCTTTTACTTGAAGGATTCGAATCCACTTTGGAAAACGGTCCTTTAGGAAACGAAATTTCCATGGGATTAAAATTCAAGCTCAACGATGCAAAACTTCACGAAGACGCAGTTCACAGAGGACCTGCTCAAGTATTGCCTGCAATCAGAAATGCAATCTTAGGTTCCATGATGCTTGCAGAACCTGCATTACTCGAACCAATGCAAAAAGTAGTAATTGATACTCCTAACGATTATATGGGTGCATGTACTCGTGAGATTCAAAACAGAAGAGGCCAAATCATAAATATGGGTCAAGGAACCGGAGACATGGCTAAAATTGAATCCAAAGTACCTGTAGCTGAAATGTTCGGTTTCGCTGGAGATATCAGATCTGCAGCAGAAGGTAGATGTTTATGGTCTACTGAAATTGCTGGATTTGAACCACTTCCTCGTGAAATGCAACATCAAATCGTAAGGCAAATCAGGCAAAGAAAAGGCTTATCAGAAGAGCCGTTCCCTGCAAGCCACTACTTAGGTGATTTATAA
- a CDS encoding 50S ribosomal protein L30e yields the protein MMDVDRGIRVAVDTGDVILGSEKSIQSLKLGKGQLVVVASNAPKEILEDVEYYANLSEIPSFVYDGTSVDLGSVCGKPFTVATLIVNDPGDSTILDDLR from the coding sequence ATGATGGACGTAGATAGAGGAATCAGGGTAGCTGTAGATACTGGTGATGTAATCTTAGGCTCTGAAAAATCAATTCAATCTTTAAAATTAGGAAAAGGACAGCTTGTAGTTGTTGCTAGTAACGCTCCTAAAGAAATTCTTGAAGATGTTGAATATTATGCAAATCTTTCCGAAATTCCATCCTTCGTATATGATGGAACCAGTGTGGATTTGGGCTCTGTTTGTGGTAAACCTTTCACTGTTGCTACATTAATCGTAAACGATCCAGGAGATTCTACAATATTAGACGATTTGAGGTAG
- a CDS encoding 30S ribosomal protein S7 — protein MSKLFNKWDLDEVKVEDLGLVKYICLDETLVPHTSGRHVKRQFAKSKVSIVERLMNKIMRTHLNSGKKNKAYNIVKDALEIINRRTKKNPVQVLVTAVENTAPREETTRIKYGGIGYQVAVDISPQRRVDLSLGFLTRGTLQSSFKNRRSVAECLADELILASEEDSRSFALQKAEEKERVAKAAH, from the coding sequence ATGAGTAAATTATTTAACAAATGGGATCTCGATGAAGTAAAAGTTGAGGACTTAGGTTTAGTAAAATATATCTGCTTGGATGAAACTTTAGTTCCACATACTTCTGGTAGACACGTAAAAAGACAATTCGCAAAATCTAAAGTATCAATTGTTGAAAGATTAATGAACAAGATTATGAGAACCCATCTCAACTCAGGTAAGAAAAACAAAGCTTACAATATCGTTAAAGATGCTTTAGAGATTATCAACAGAAGAACTAAAAAGAATCCTGTACAGGTTCTAGTCACTGCAGTTGAAAACACTGCACCTCGTGAAGAAACTACCCGTATCAAATACGGTGGTATCGGATACCAGGTAGCTGTAGACATTTCTCCACAAAGAAGGGTTGACCTTTCATTAGGATTCTTGACTAGAGGTACTTTACAATCTTCATTCAAAAACAGAAGATCTGTTGCTGAATGTTTAGCTGATGAATTGATTCTTGCTTCTGAAGAAGATTCAAGAAGCTTCGCTTTACAAAAAGCTGAAGAGAAAGAAAGAGTTGCTAAAGCAGCACACTAA
- a CDS encoding 30S ribosomal protein S12 codes for MPGLFAAKKLKKNRQNFKWKDVDYKRRALRLDVKADPLEGAPQARGIVIEKVGIEAKQPNSAIRKCVRVQLIKNGKQLTAFAPGDGAIGFIDEHDEVMIEGIGGPSGRSMGDIPGVRWKVSKVNNVALSEMVSGKIEKPVR; via the coding sequence ATGCCAGGACTTTTTGCTGCAAAAAAACTTAAAAAGAATAGACAAAATTTTAAGTGGAAAGATGTAGATTACAAAAGGAGAGCTTTAAGGTTAGATGTTAAAGCGGATCCGCTCGAAGGAGCTCCTCAAGCTAGAGGTATCGTAATAGAAAAGGTAGGGATAGAAGCAAAGCAACCTAACTCTGCTATCCGTAAATGTGTTCGTGTTCAATTGATTAAGAACGGTAAACAATTAACTGCTTTCGCACCAGGTGACGGAGCTATTGGATTTATCGATGAGCACGATGAAGTGATGATTGAAGGAATCGGTGGACCATCCGGAAGATCCATGGGGGATATTCCTGGAGTCCGTTGGAAAGTTTCCAAAGTTAATAACGTAGCTTTATCAGAAATGGTAAGTGGAAAAATAGAAAAACCTGTAAGATAA
- a CDS encoding NusA-like transcription termination signal-binding factor, giving the protein MSIKFSANEIRYIALFENMTGAMVKDCIIDDEHGKVTFVVKNGDMGLAIGKKGSSVSKVQRAVDKGVEIIELDDDPIQFIKNVLSPAKLQTVKISQKQSGEKIATVTADNTNKRIAIGKNGINIERAKLLANRQHNIDNIILK; this is encoded by the coding sequence GTGTCTATTAAATTTAGTGCAAATGAGATTAGATACATAGCTCTTTTCGAAAATATGACTGGAGCAATGGTTAAGGATTGCATTATCGATGATGAACATGGAAAAGTCACTTTCGTTGTTAAGAATGGTGACATGGGACTTGCTATAGGTAAAAAAGGAAGTTCAGTTTCTAAAGTTCAAAGAGCAGTAGATAAGGGTGTTGAGATTATCGAATTGGATGATGATCCGATACAATTCATTAAGAACGTTTTATCCCCTGCAAAGTTGCAGACTGTCAAGATTAGTCAAAAACAGTCAGGCGAAAAAATAGCTACTGTCACAGCAGACAATACCAACAAGCGTATTGCTATCGGTAAAAACGGAATCAATATTGAAAGAGCTAAATTATTAGCAAATAGGCAACATAATATTGACAATATTATTTTAAAATAG